The Streptomyces griseiscabiei genomic sequence GGTCATGGAGCGCCTCGACTCGCTGGAGGTCACCGGGACCCCGGACGGCGGCCGGATCGCCGGTACGGCCGAGCTGAGCACCCGGACCGAGTTCGTCGAGGCGCTGCGCGAGGCGCTGGAGCGGCGGGGCGACTCCGGGCCCAGCCACTTCGTCCTCGACCTGCGTGACCTGTGCTTCATGGAGGCCCACTGCGCCTGGCAGCTCATCAGCCTCGCCGCGTCGCTCCCGGCCGGGAGCGAGGTCACCGTGCGCTGTGGCGAGCTGCTGGGGCTGGTGCTGGAGCAGTTGGGCGCGGGCGAGGTGCCGCAGCTGCTGGTCAGCGTGGAGGCCGAGGGGCACGGGGGCGAGGCCGGGTGAGCGAGGAGCTGCGGCTGCGGGCGGAGTTCGGCTGCGCCGAACTCCCCCTGGTGCGCGCGCTGGTCGAGGAGGCCGCGCTGCGGGCGGGTCTCACGACCGCCGCCCGGGGTGCTTTCACTCAGGCCGCGTCGGAGATCGTCACCCACGCGGTGATCCACGGCAGCGGCTCGGGCGGCGTCGAACTCCGAGTACTGGAGGGCGAGTTGCGGTGCGAGGTGGCGTACGACGGGACGGTGCCCCCGGCGGGGCGCCACGACGGGCACGGGCTGCGGCTCGCCGAGTCGCTGATCGCCGGCCTCGGCATCCCCGGCCGTATCGGCGTCCACCGCACGCCCCGGGGCACCACGGTCACCCTGTCGGCCCCGCTGCCCCCGTCCCTGCGCACACTCCCGGCCCCGGCGATGCCCCTCCCCGCTACAGCCCAGCCCGCGCGCTGAACCAGGCCGCCACCTGACTGCGATTGTGGAAACCCAGCTTCACGAGGATGCGTTCGACATGGCCCTCGGCGGTGCGGCGGGCGATGACCAGATGGTCGGCGATCTGCTTGTTGGTGCGGCCCTGGGCGACGAGGGCGGCGACCTGGAGTTCCCGGCGGGTGAGCGGCACCGGGTCGACGACCGGGGCGGTGACGGGGGCCTGGTTCCGCACCGGGGCCGGGGCATGGGCCGCGCTGCCCGCCGGGAGGGAGCCGTCCGGGGCGCCCGGGGGGACGTGCCGGAAGTCCCTGGCCAGGGCGGCCCCTTCCGCCGCGCCGGTGGGCGAGCCGCCGCGCCGGCCCTCCGCCTCCTGCGCGGTGGCCGGGGCGGTACGCCGCCCGCCGGTACGCGGGGCCGGGGCCTCCCGCCGGCCGCCCGTCCGCACCCCGGAGGCCGTGCCCTCCCCCGGCTCGCCCAGCGCGTACGCGACCGCCTGCTCCGGGGTCAGCCGGCCGCCCCGGCGCTGGGCGAGGGCGTAGGCCTGGTCGCCGAGCGCACGCCGGGCGTGCTGATCGGCGGCGCGGGGGCTGCCCGGCCGGCGGTCGTCCATGGGGTTGCCGCCGATGTCGTGCCAGATACGGTCGACGGCGCCGCGCAGCACCCCGGCCCGCTCGGCGTCGCCCGCCAGCGCCTCGGCGGCGGCGAGCAGATCGAGGGTGCGGGCGAGGCTCTGGTGCTGGCGCACGGTGTACGGCAGCCGCAGACAGGCGCGGGCGTGCTCGGCGGCGCGGGCGGGACTCCCGGCCGACCAGTGGGCGAGGGCGAGGGTGCGCAGCGCCCAGGAGCGGGCCCACTGTTCGCCGTGGGCCTCGCAGAGGGCGACGGCCTCGGCGCAGAGCGGGATCGCCTCGGCGGCCCGGCCCCGGCTGACCAGGGTGCAGGCCAGCTCGACGCGGGTGAGGACGACGAAGGCGGTGGAGGCGCGGGCCCGGCCCGGGGCGAGGGCACCGGCGGGTACGGGCGGGGGCGCGGGCACCCGGAGTTCCGCGTCGGCGGCGGCGGCGGTCCGGACCGGGTCGAGGCCGGCCAGCACGGCGGCGGAGCGGCTGTGCACCAGGGAGGTCAGGGCGCCCGCCCACATGGCGCGGGTCAGTCCCGCGTCGGGGCGGGCCCCGGCCAGCAGGGCGCCGTCCATCCAGTGCCGGCCCTCGCCCCAGATACCGCCCGCGACCCAGTGGAACCACAGCCCGGCGGCCAGCCGCAGCCCGTGCTGGGCCTCGCCGGGGGTGGTGAGGCAGAAGTCGAGGGCGGCCCGGAAGTTGTCCTGGTCGATCCGGATGCGTTCGGTGATCTCCGCCTGGTCGGGGCCGAACCAGGCCTGCTCGTACTCGGCGCCGAGCCGGGCGAAGTGGTCGCGGTGGCGGCGCCGGGTCTCGGTGGCCCCGCCCAGGTCGTGCAGTTTCTCCAGGCCGTAGTCGCGCAGGGAGACCAGCAGCCGGTAGCGGACCTGGCCGGCGTGTTCCTCGCGGACCAGCACCGACTTGTCGACGAGCCCGGCGACGGCGTCCAGCACGGCGCACGGGGCGATCCGTTCCCCGGTGCCGGTGTCCTCCCCGGCGCAGACGGCCTCGGCGGCGGCCAGGTCGAAGCCGCCGACGAACACGGACAGCCACGCCCACACCAACTGCTCCTGCGGGGTGCACAGTTCATGGCTCCAGTCGACGGCGGAGCGCAGGGTGCGGTGGCGGGGCGCGGAGGTGGGGCTGCCGCAGGTGAGGAGCTGGTAGCGGTCGTCGAGGCGTTCGACGAGCTGGTCCACGCCGAGGGCGCGCACCCGGACCGCCGCGAGTTCGATGGCGAGCGGCAGCCCGTCGAGGCGGCGGCAGAGCCGGGCCACGGCCTGCTGGTTGGCCTCGCCGACGGTGAAGCCGGGGACCACGGCCGCCGCCCGGTCGGCGAACAGCCTGAGCGCGGGGAACGACTCGACCGCCGACGCGCTCGTGGACGGGCTCAGCTCCTCCGGCGCGGGCGCGGGCAGCGGCGGCACCTCGAAGAGCTGTTCCCCGGCGAGCCCGAGCCGGTGTCTGCTGGTGGCGAGGATGCGGACGCCCTCGGTGGCCGCCAGCACGGCCTCGGCGAGGACCGCGCAACTGCGCGGCAGATGCTCGCAGTTGTCGAGGACGATCAGTAACCGCCGCTCGCGCAGATGGTCGACGAGGATCTCCAGCGGGGGCCGTACGGTCTCGTTGCGGACGCCGAGCGCGTCGTTCACGGCGTGCGGGACGAACGCCTCGTCGCTCAGGGCGGCCAGCGGGACGAGCCACACGCCGTCCGGGAACGCCCGTGCGACCTGTCCCGCCACATGTCCGGCGAGCCGGGTCTTGCCCACCCCGCCGGGTCCCGTCAGCGTCAGCAGTCTGCCCGCCGACAACAACCGTCTGACATCGGCCGCCTCGTCCCGTCGCCCCACGAAGCTCGTCAGCTCCGCCGGGAAACCGGACGTGCGCCGCGACTCCGATCCGCACACGATCCTGGTCACGCCCTCAGTTGTGGTTCCCGTACGCGCTGTTGTAACCCCGAAGGGTAGGCAGCGGGCACGGGCGGGACGCGCGCTTCGTGGATTTCCCGCCTCATCGGGTGAGGCGGGCTTGCGGGCGGGGGCGGCGGTCAGGGGGTGGCGGCGGCCAGGATCGCGTCGACGACATGGGGCAGCGAGTCCGGGTGGAGCCAGAGGAAGAGGTTGGGCTCGACGAGTTCCAGCTCCATCACGCACGGCTGTCCGTCGTCCCCGGTGACGAGGTCGACGCGTGCGTACAGCAGCTCGGGCCGGCCGGGTACGGCGGCCAACGCCCTTTCGGCGACGGAGAGTTCGGCCTCGGTCGGGGTCCAGGGCTCCAGGCCGGGGTGGGCGGTCTTGTCGGCGTCGTAGGCGGTGCCGGGCGCGAGCACGGCGCCCTTGCGGCTCGCGTGCAGCAGCCGGCCGCCGAAGAACTGCAGGGCCCGCTCGCCCTCGGTGTCGATGCTGGTCACGAACGGCTGCACCATCGCGGTGAACCCCTCGCCGTGCATCCGCTCGACATGCCGTACGGCGGTCTCCCGCTGTCCGGGGGTGTACCGCGCGGCGAACCGGGCGCCCGCGCCGGAGGTGGGCTTGACGACGTACTCGTGCGCCTCG encodes the following:
- a CDS encoding LuxR C-terminal-related transcriptional regulator; translated protein: MTRIVCGSESRRTSGFPAELTSFVGRRDEAADVRRLLSAGRLLTLTGPGGVGKTRLAGHVAGQVARAFPDGVWLVPLAALSDEAFVPHAVNDALGVRNETVRPPLEILVDHLRERRLLIVLDNCEHLPRSCAVLAEAVLAATEGVRILATSRHRLGLAGEQLFEVPPLPAPAPEELSPSTSASAVESFPALRLFADRAAAVVPGFTVGEANQQAVARLCRRLDGLPLAIELAAVRVRALGVDQLVERLDDRYQLLTCGSPTSAPRHRTLRSAVDWSHELCTPQEQLVWAWLSVFVGGFDLAAAEAVCAGEDTGTGERIAPCAVLDAVAGLVDKSVLVREEHAGQVRYRLLVSLRDYGLEKLHDLGGATETRRRHRDHFARLGAEYEQAWFGPDQAEITERIRIDQDNFRAALDFCLTTPGEAQHGLRLAAGLWFHWVAGGIWGEGRHWMDGALLAGARPDAGLTRAMWAGALTSLVHSRSAAVLAGLDPVRTAAAADAELRVPAPPPVPAGALAPGRARASTAFVVLTRVELACTLVSRGRAAEAIPLCAEAVALCEAHGEQWARSWALRTLALAHWSAGSPARAAEHARACLRLPYTVRQHQSLARTLDLLAAAEALAGDAERAGVLRGAVDRIWHDIGGNPMDDRRPGSPRAADQHARRALGDQAYALAQRRGGRLTPEQAVAYALGEPGEGTASGVRTGGRREAPAPRTGGRRTAPATAQEAEGRRGGSPTGAAEGAALARDFRHVPPGAPDGSLPAGSAAHAPAPVRNQAPVTAPVVDPVPLTRRELQVAALVAQGRTNKQIADHLVIARRTAEGHVERILVKLGFHNRSQVAAWFSARAGL
- a CDS encoding ATP-binding protein; translated protein: MSEELRLRAEFGCAELPLVRALVEEAALRAGLTTAARGAFTQAASEIVTHAVIHGSGSGGVELRVLEGELRCEVAYDGTVPPAGRHDGHGLRLAESLIAGLGIPGRIGVHRTPRGTTVTLSAPLPPSLRTLPAPAMPLPATAQPAR
- a CDS encoding ATP-grasp domain-containing protein — translated: MALTAAPRPRTAAPRTALATYDPGPEPHRDRDLPVLVEALRDAGADAAAVRWDDPAADWAGYDLVVLRSTWDYSWRAAEFVAWAEKVGAVTRLANPADVVRWNTDKRYLGELARAGVPAVPTGYLAPGDPVTLPEAHEYVVKPTSGAGARFAARYTPGQRETAVRHVERMHGEGFTAMVQPFVTSIDTEGERALQFFGGRLLHASRKGAVLAPGTAYDADKTAHPGLEPWTPTEAELSVAERALAAVPGRPELLYARVDLVTGDDGQPCVMELELVEPNLFLWLHPDSLPHVVDAILAAATP